A window from Zingiber officinale cultivar Zhangliang chromosome 7A, Zo_v1.1, whole genome shotgun sequence encodes these proteins:
- the LOC122000864 gene encoding AP-3 complex subunit mu-like isoform X3, producing the protein MLQCIFFLSDTGEVMLEKQMAGHRVDRSICAWFWDYVLSQGGDPSMILPVIASPTHYLFQLFRDGIIFLACTQVEMPPLMGIEFLCRVADVLTDYLGGLNEDVIKDNFVIVYEILDEMMDNGIPLTTEPNILREMITPPNIVSKMLSIVTGKNSNVSANLPDATASCIPWRKTNPKHSSNEVYVNLVEEMDAVFNRDGILVKCEIYGEVQVNSHLPGLPDLTLSFSNPSILYDIRFHPCVRFRPWESDQILSFVPPDGEFRLMSYRVKKLKNTPIYVKPQLTSDAGNCRVNVLVGIRNDPGKAIDSITVKFQLPLCVASANLTPNHGTVNILADKTCCWSIGQIPKDKSPSLSGNLVLEVGLDKLHVFPVFRVGFRIMGVAFSGLQIHKLDVKNTPSEPYKGFRALTRSGEYEDFGIRVLCFL; encoded by the exons ATGCTTCAGTGTATATTTTTCCTTTCGGACACCGG GGAGGTCATGCTCGAGAAGCAGATGGCCGGGCACCGCGTGGATCGCTCCATTTGCGCTTGGTTCTGGGACTACGTCCTCTCCCAAGGCGGCGATCCCTCGATG ATTCTGCCCGTGATTGCATCTCCAACACATTACCTCTTTCAACTCTTTCGAGATGGGATCATCTTTTTGGCGTGTACTCAGGTCGAAATGCCTCCACTAATGGGTATCGAG ttcctttgccgagtggcAGATGTTTTGACTGATTATCTAGGAGGATTAAATGAGGATGTGATTAAGGATAATTTTGTAATTGTTTATGAG ATTCTGGATGAAATGATGGATAATGGTATTCCTCTAACGACAGAACCGAATATCCTGAGGGAGATGATAACCCCACCAAATATTGTTAGCAAAATGTTGAGCATTGTGACTGGTAAAAATTCCAATGTCAGTGCTAATCTTCCTGATGCTACAGCATCTTGTATCCCATGGAGGAAAACTAACCCGAAGCACTCTAGTAATGAAGTCTATGTCAACCTTGTTGAGGAGATGGATGCAGTCTTTAACAG GGATGGGATTCTGGTGAAATGTGAGATATACGGTGAAGTTCAAGTAAATTCTCATCTTCCAGGTCTTCCTGATTTGACTTTGTCATTTTCAAACCCTTCAATCTTGTATGACATAAGATTCCATCCATGTGTCCGTTTTCGCCCTTGGGAATCAGATCAAATCCTTTCTTTTGTGCCGCCTGATGGGGAATTTAGGCTGATGAGTTACAG AGTTAAAAAACTAAAGAACACGCCAATCTATGTGAAGCCGCAGTTGACTTCCGATGCAGGAAATTGCCGTGTTAATGTTTTGGTAGGCATACGCAACGATCCTGGAAAAGCAATTGATTCTATAACAGTGAAATTTCAGCTGCCACTTTGTGTTGCATCAGCAAACTTAACTCCAAATCATGGCACAGTGAACATTCTAGCGGACAAG ACTTGCTGCTGGTCAATTGGACAAATACCAAAAGACAAATCCCCGTCTCTCTCAGGCAATTTAGTTCTTGAGGTAGGTCTGGACAAATTGCATGTGTTCCCTGTTTTTAGAGTTGGCTTCAGGATCATGGGGGTTGCATTCTCAGGCCTGCAAATACACAAACTAGATGTTAAAAATACACCAAGTGAACCTTATAAAGGCTTTCGAGCACTCACTCGATCTGGAGAATACGAA GATTTTGGGATCAGAGTGCTATGCTTCCTATAA
- the LOC122000864 gene encoding AP-3 complex subunit mu-like isoform X1: MLQCIFFLSDTGEVMLEKQMAGHRVDRSICAWFWDYVLSQGGDPSMILPVIASPTHYLFQLFRDGIIFLACTQVEMPPLMGIEFLCRVADVLTDYLGGLNEDVIKDNFVIVYEILDEMMDNGIPLTTEPNILREMITPPNIVSKMLSIVTGKNSNVSANLPDATASCIPWRKTNPKHSSNEVYVNLVEEMDAVFNRDGILVKCEIYGEVQVNSHLPGLPDLTLSFSNPSILYDIRFHPCVRFRPWESDQILSFVPPDGEFRLMSYRVKKLKNTPIYVKPQLTSDAGNCRVNVLVGIRNDPGKAIDSITVKFQLPLCVASANLTPNHGTVNILADKTCCWSIGQIPKDKSPSLSGNLVLEVGLDKLHVFPVFRVGFRIMGVAFSGLQIHKLDVKNTPSEPYKGFRALTRSGEYEYIIMIYFRILGSECYASYNTPKEVNFNLFMV; the protein is encoded by the exons ATGCTTCAGTGTATATTTTTCCTTTCGGACACCGG GGAGGTCATGCTCGAGAAGCAGATGGCCGGGCACCGCGTGGATCGCTCCATTTGCGCTTGGTTCTGGGACTACGTCCTCTCCCAAGGCGGCGATCCCTCGATG ATTCTGCCCGTGATTGCATCTCCAACACATTACCTCTTTCAACTCTTTCGAGATGGGATCATCTTTTTGGCGTGTACTCAGGTCGAAATGCCTCCACTAATGGGTATCGAG ttcctttgccgagtggcAGATGTTTTGACTGATTATCTAGGAGGATTAAATGAGGATGTGATTAAGGATAATTTTGTAATTGTTTATGAG ATTCTGGATGAAATGATGGATAATGGTATTCCTCTAACGACAGAACCGAATATCCTGAGGGAGATGATAACCCCACCAAATATTGTTAGCAAAATGTTGAGCATTGTGACTGGTAAAAATTCCAATGTCAGTGCTAATCTTCCTGATGCTACAGCATCTTGTATCCCATGGAGGAAAACTAACCCGAAGCACTCTAGTAATGAAGTCTATGTCAACCTTGTTGAGGAGATGGATGCAGTCTTTAACAG GGATGGGATTCTGGTGAAATGTGAGATATACGGTGAAGTTCAAGTAAATTCTCATCTTCCAGGTCTTCCTGATTTGACTTTGTCATTTTCAAACCCTTCAATCTTGTATGACATAAGATTCCATCCATGTGTCCGTTTTCGCCCTTGGGAATCAGATCAAATCCTTTCTTTTGTGCCGCCTGATGGGGAATTTAGGCTGATGAGTTACAG AGTTAAAAAACTAAAGAACACGCCAATCTATGTGAAGCCGCAGTTGACTTCCGATGCAGGAAATTGCCGTGTTAATGTTTTGGTAGGCATACGCAACGATCCTGGAAAAGCAATTGATTCTATAACAGTGAAATTTCAGCTGCCACTTTGTGTTGCATCAGCAAACTTAACTCCAAATCATGGCACAGTGAACATTCTAGCGGACAAG ACTTGCTGCTGGTCAATTGGACAAATACCAAAAGACAAATCCCCGTCTCTCTCAGGCAATTTAGTTCTTGAGGTAGGTCTGGACAAATTGCATGTGTTCCCTGTTTTTAGAGTTGGCTTCAGGATCATGGGGGTTGCATTCTCAGGCCTGCAAATACACAAACTAGATGTTAAAAATACACCAAGTGAACCTTATAAAGGCTTTCGAGCACTCACTCGATCTGGAGAATACGAA TATATAATAATGATATATTTCAGGATTTTGGGATCAGAGTGCTATGCTTCCTATAACACACCTAAGGAAGTTAACTTCAACCTTTTTATGGTTTAA
- the LOC122000864 gene encoding AP-3 complex subunit mu-like isoform X2 — protein sequence MLEKQMAGHRVDRSICAWFWDYVLSQGGDPSMILPVIASPTHYLFQLFRDGIIFLACTQVEMPPLMGIEFLCRVADVLTDYLGGLNEDVIKDNFVIVYEILDEMMDNGIPLTTEPNILREMITPPNIVSKMLSIVTGKNSNVSANLPDATASCIPWRKTNPKHSSNEVYVNLVEEMDAVFNRDGILVKCEIYGEVQVNSHLPGLPDLTLSFSNPSILYDIRFHPCVRFRPWESDQILSFVPPDGEFRLMSYRVKKLKNTPIYVKPQLTSDAGNCRVNVLVGIRNDPGKAIDSITVKFQLPLCVASANLTPNHGTVNILADKTCCWSIGQIPKDKSPSLSGNLVLEVGLDKLHVFPVFRVGFRIMGVAFSGLQIHKLDVKNTPSEPYKGFRALTRSGEYEYIIMIYFRILGSECYASYNTPKEVNFNLFMV from the exons ATGCTCGAGAAGCAGATGGCCGGGCACCGCGTGGATCGCTCCATTTGCGCTTGGTTCTGGGACTACGTCCTCTCCCAAGGCGGCGATCCCTCGATG ATTCTGCCCGTGATTGCATCTCCAACACATTACCTCTTTCAACTCTTTCGAGATGGGATCATCTTTTTGGCGTGTACTCAGGTCGAAATGCCTCCACTAATGGGTATCGAG ttcctttgccgagtggcAGATGTTTTGACTGATTATCTAGGAGGATTAAATGAGGATGTGATTAAGGATAATTTTGTAATTGTTTATGAG ATTCTGGATGAAATGATGGATAATGGTATTCCTCTAACGACAGAACCGAATATCCTGAGGGAGATGATAACCCCACCAAATATTGTTAGCAAAATGTTGAGCATTGTGACTGGTAAAAATTCCAATGTCAGTGCTAATCTTCCTGATGCTACAGCATCTTGTATCCCATGGAGGAAAACTAACCCGAAGCACTCTAGTAATGAAGTCTATGTCAACCTTGTTGAGGAGATGGATGCAGTCTTTAACAG GGATGGGATTCTGGTGAAATGTGAGATATACGGTGAAGTTCAAGTAAATTCTCATCTTCCAGGTCTTCCTGATTTGACTTTGTCATTTTCAAACCCTTCAATCTTGTATGACATAAGATTCCATCCATGTGTCCGTTTTCGCCCTTGGGAATCAGATCAAATCCTTTCTTTTGTGCCGCCTGATGGGGAATTTAGGCTGATGAGTTACAG AGTTAAAAAACTAAAGAACACGCCAATCTATGTGAAGCCGCAGTTGACTTCCGATGCAGGAAATTGCCGTGTTAATGTTTTGGTAGGCATACGCAACGATCCTGGAAAAGCAATTGATTCTATAACAGTGAAATTTCAGCTGCCACTTTGTGTTGCATCAGCAAACTTAACTCCAAATCATGGCACAGTGAACATTCTAGCGGACAAG ACTTGCTGCTGGTCAATTGGACAAATACCAAAAGACAAATCCCCGTCTCTCTCAGGCAATTTAGTTCTTGAGGTAGGTCTGGACAAATTGCATGTGTTCCCTGTTTTTAGAGTTGGCTTCAGGATCATGGGGGTTGCATTCTCAGGCCTGCAAATACACAAACTAGATGTTAAAAATACACCAAGTGAACCTTATAAAGGCTTTCGAGCACTCACTCGATCTGGAGAATACGAA TATATAATAATGATATATTTCAGGATTTTGGGATCAGAGTGCTATGCTTCCTATAACACACCTAAGGAAGTTAACTTCAACCTTTTTATGGTTTAA